A stretch of Corynebacterium timonense DNA encodes these proteins:
- a CDS encoding helix-turn-helix domain-containing protein, whose protein sequence is MAQFPPPRRAYATWPDVDVETVPEVYRKAWALRENLVKAVEYYVAKGWAKNRSDFARRCGLHPSALSRWVTGDVWPSAETVAAVEAAVHMPMWSYQKAPSRRGLRSKGGYVYP, encoded by the coding sequence ATGGCCCAGTTCCCTCCACCGCGACGCGCATACGCAACGTGGCCCGACGTGGACGTCGAAACGGTGCCCGAGGTCTACCGCAAGGCCTGGGCGCTGCGGGAAAACCTGGTCAAAGCGGTCGAGTACTACGTAGCCAAAGGGTGGGCGAAAAACAGGTCGGACTTCGCCCGCAGGTGCGGGCTGCACCCCTCGGCGCTCTCGCGCTGGGTCACAGGCGACGTGTGGCCGTCTGCCGAGACCGTCGCCGCGGTCGAAGCCGCGGTTCATATGCCCATGTGGTCGTACCAAAAAGCTCCGTCGAGGCGCGGACTGCGCTCGAAGGGCGGGTACGTCTACCCGTAA
- a CDS encoding site-specific DNA-methyltransferase, producing the protein MGRQQRLELTWTNKDKALIPTEQGRYGYTWVDPRDPRYCETRVLTVDETVTGTRADKEDGTTYSERADLTPQTDNLLILGESGDVLEALTRVPEWSEKYVSKVKCIYIDPPFNTAQTFANYEDNLEHSVWLTMMRDRLLHLRDLLNEDGSIWVHLDYAENHRMRTLLDEVFGAGNFLSEFVWQKADGPRNDATYFSTDQDVIIAYRKTDNFSVNRLPRPAWMNTRFSNPDNDPKGPWAMGDPCAPDAPNNQPMVYAIQHPITGDLMYPSQGSCWRMSPATVFVEMNKWAPYEMRDIGDREKRAAVSGVRVSEAQDVVPALMLTEPLEESTRRVREKIDSGETMPELVFTRNGLGRLMRKARIPSGGVVPRTLLLNEQVSHSRGAKKEIVALFPGTTAFATPKPERLLERIIHIATNPGDVVLDVFAGSGTTAAVAQKMGRRWVTCELVEDTFNRFTRPRLEKVINNEDQGGITIQKEERADATEDGLPEGLTPEEAQKFTSLLNKTIKNDDELKKNPAVKQLKAMTKTKPVKGVVNWRGGGGFQVAHLEPACFDYDPEIALTTLTEHATGDLLVRSVAAQLRFALTPSDLHFDGERGREHLVVVEGVLDEEKVSEVMAHLPEGHSVVFAATVVDESAREHVRSFKNGSRVVHVPLEIFPYSDTADEEK; encoded by the coding sequence TTGGGCAGACAACAACGCCTTGAGCTGACCTGGACGAATAAGGACAAGGCGCTCATTCCTACCGAGCAGGGCCGGTACGGCTACACCTGGGTTGACCCGCGGGACCCGAGGTACTGCGAAACGAGGGTGTTAACGGTTGACGAAACGGTGACCGGAACGAGGGCGGACAAGGAGGACGGCACCACCTACTCCGAGCGGGCAGACCTAACGCCGCAAACAGACAACCTGCTTATTCTGGGCGAGTCCGGCGACGTGCTCGAAGCGCTCACCCGCGTACCCGAGTGGTCTGAAAAGTACGTCAGCAAGGTGAAGTGCATTTACATCGACCCGCCGTTTAACACCGCGCAGACCTTTGCGAATTACGAGGACAATCTGGAGCACTCCGTCTGGCTGACGATGATGCGTGACCGGCTGCTGCACTTGCGGGACTTGCTCAATGAAGACGGGTCGATCTGGGTTCACTTGGATTACGCCGAAAACCACCGCATGAGAACGCTGCTCGATGAGGTGTTCGGCGCGGGGAACTTCCTATCGGAGTTCGTTTGGCAGAAGGCAGACGGTCCGCGTAACGATGCCACGTACTTCTCAACGGATCAGGATGTCATCATCGCCTATCGGAAAACCGATAATTTCTCCGTTAATCGACTACCAAGACCCGCTTGGATGAATACGAGGTTCTCAAACCCGGATAACGACCCAAAGGGTCCGTGGGCGATGGGCGACCCCTGCGCCCCCGACGCCCCGAACAATCAACCGATGGTTTATGCAATTCAACATCCAATTACCGGAGATCTCATGTATCCCTCGCAGGGAAGTTGCTGGCGAATGTCGCCCGCGACTGTCTTTGTGGAGATGAATAAATGGGCACCCTACGAAATGAGGGACATTGGCGACCGTGAGAAACGGGCTGCTGTTTCAGGTGTGAGGGTATCTGAGGCGCAAGACGTCGTTCCAGCGTTGATGCTTACTGAACCACTAGAGGAGTCTACTCGTCGTGTCCGGGAGAAAATAGACTCCGGCGAGACTATGCCGGAGTTGGTTTTCACCAGGAATGGCCTCGGGAGGCTCATGCGTAAGGCACGAATTCCGTCCGGGGGTGTAGTACCAAGAACCCTGTTGCTCAATGAGCAGGTAAGTCACAGCCGCGGTGCGAAAAAAGAGATTGTTGCTCTTTTCCCCGGCACCACAGCTTTCGCCACCCCCAAGCCCGAACGCCTCCTCGAACGCATAATCCACATCGCAACGAACCCCGGAGACGTCGTCCTCGACGTGTTCGCCGGTTCGGGAACCACCGCAGCAGTCGCCCAGAAAATGGGACGCCGCTGGGTCACCTGCGAACTCGTGGAGGACACCTTCAACCGCTTCACCCGCCCACGGCTGGAGAAGGTTATCAATAACGAAGACCAGGGCGGCATCACCATCCAGAAGGAAGAGCGAGCCGACGCGACCGAGGACGGTTTGCCTGAGGGTCTTACCCCAGAGGAAGCGCAGAAGTTCACCTCGCTGCTGAATAAGACCATCAAGAACGACGATGAGCTCAAAAAGAACCCCGCAGTCAAGCAACTCAAGGCCATGACCAAGACCAAGCCAGTCAAGGGTGTCGTCAACTGGCGAGGCGGCGGAGGCTTTCAAGTCGCCCACCTTGAGCCAGCCTGCTTCGACTACGACCCAGAAATTGCGCTTACCACCCTGACCGAGCACGCCACCGGCGATTTGCTCGTGCGTTCCGTGGCCGCCCAGCTCCGTTTCGCACTCACCCCGAGCGACCTGCATTTCGACGGCGAACGCGGCCGTGAGCACCTCGTTGTGGTCGAAGGTGTCCTCGACGAGGAGAAGGTGAGCGAAGTCATGGCGCACCTCCCAGAAGGTCACTCCGTCGTCTTCGCCGCGACTGTGGTTGACGAGAGCGCCCGCGAGCACGTCCGGTCGTTCAAGAACGGCTCGCGAGTCGTTCACGTCCCGCTTGAGATTTTCCCGTACTCCGACACAGCCGACGAGGAGAAGTAA
- a CDS encoding DEAD/DEAH box helicase encodes MTQKLNLSFDENLVAELTAKFDLRAPNAEALADLVQRIEDGNYDALEPLVLNLATGAGKTYVMAAFIEYLRRQGHPNVMVVTPTKVVQDKTVLDFTEGSHRYIGGFDVPPRLVAPGDVSNLRVNDAAAGLFVGEGASTLYVFNVQQLFPPKDGGKNVATGDEAARRKTWKFQEDSGALAQRLIDTEDLVIIADESLLFGSTAKTFRQSLTSLKPAVTVGLTASPDKGDDVVYRYPLWRAIQDGYVKQPVLVYRESGYDSEDRQLQDALSLLAIKEEAYANYRAAHPNGKQTKPLLFVVCSGVPHATEVAERLRGPGFVGDPLAVLQVDNEHNDNTTQSFLRSLDTDNSPVRVIVSVNKLREGWDTKRIAVMCTLRTMGSEVLTQQVMGRGLRLPFGALTGVPAIDELDILSHESFVKLLENENVLKQFGIEDAVREGDGKKVIVPPGTTNPPHVGTGTGAGATGGTATGTGETGTTVQPGEDTGTSGDFPDTPAVDRTVGTRALTDEDDIGKDVEVFTPVIVNINEKFAGTTFDFPSSTMTKTKKQFDLVDIPNSVIVERADKVTDTDEYLARTKIGVADEGNKIELDNDDRSAVPSFKQTPSQVAAELIRRVMGSGTVAATAENTSQLKRRIVPTFMEATKIEQWTEKAKESAARHLRELVIEESRKANAQTGTAVAIHPVALPIDDSFVLDLDKKVLDLLDRQEKTAGKAGFSNAEYYGTWKKGLFEAARFDSFTGEYRLAALLDLDPNVVWWKRIYAHEGARVAYTPHNSYVPDFVVFDKDGTHWIVEAKENRGRDDGRVQAKRAAAERVVRQLVGMPEYEDQTWGYLIAYEDDIASSDSWADLVAGSVTERMPRL; translated from the coding sequence ATGACACAGAAATTGAACCTCTCCTTTGACGAGAACCTGGTTGCAGAGTTAACCGCTAAGTTCGACCTCCGCGCACCGAACGCCGAAGCGCTTGCCGATTTGGTGCAGCGAATCGAAGATGGCAACTACGACGCGTTAGAACCGCTGGTGCTCAACCTTGCAACGGGTGCCGGCAAGACCTACGTCATGGCAGCGTTTATTGAGTACCTGCGCCGTCAAGGCCACCCGAACGTCATGGTGGTCACGCCGACGAAGGTCGTGCAGGACAAGACAGTCCTCGACTTCACCGAGGGCTCGCACCGCTACATTGGCGGCTTCGACGTGCCGCCCCGGCTGGTCGCTCCGGGTGACGTGTCGAACTTGCGAGTCAATGACGCAGCCGCCGGCCTGTTTGTAGGCGAAGGTGCCTCTACGCTCTACGTGTTCAATGTCCAGCAGCTTTTCCCTCCGAAAGACGGCGGCAAGAATGTCGCAACGGGAGACGAAGCGGCGCGCCGCAAGACATGGAAGTTCCAGGAGGACTCCGGCGCGCTGGCGCAACGGTTGATCGACACGGAAGACTTGGTCATTATTGCCGACGAGTCGCTCCTGTTCGGCTCCACTGCGAAGACATTCCGCCAGTCGCTGACTTCGCTGAAACCCGCCGTGACTGTGGGGCTGACCGCCTCGCCAGACAAGGGCGACGACGTTGTCTACCGCTACCCGCTGTGGCGGGCTATCCAGGACGGCTACGTCAAGCAACCGGTGCTGGTCTACCGCGAATCAGGCTACGACTCGGAAGATCGCCAACTCCAAGACGCATTGTCGCTTTTGGCTATCAAGGAAGAGGCATACGCGAACTACAGGGCGGCCCACCCGAACGGCAAGCAGACCAAACCGCTGCTGTTCGTGGTCTGCTCTGGGGTGCCTCACGCCACTGAGGTTGCCGAGCGCCTGCGCGGCCCCGGCTTCGTAGGCGACCCGCTTGCAGTGCTCCAGGTGGACAACGAGCACAACGACAACACCACCCAGTCGTTCTTGCGCTCCCTCGACACAGACAACTCCCCGGTTCGGGTGATCGTCTCAGTCAACAAGTTGCGTGAGGGTTGGGACACCAAGCGCATTGCCGTGATGTGTACCCTTCGCACAATGGGCTCTGAAGTACTCACCCAGCAGGTCATGGGCCGAGGCCTTCGTCTGCCGTTCGGGGCGCTCACAGGTGTTCCTGCCATAGACGAACTCGACATTTTGTCGCATGAGTCCTTCGTCAAACTTTTGGAAAACGAAAACGTCCTCAAACAGTTCGGCATCGAGGACGCGGTGCGAGAAGGCGACGGCAAGAAGGTCATCGTCCCCCCTGGCACGACCAACCCACCGCACGTGGGAACCGGTACGGGCGCCGGTGCTACGGGTGGCACCGCTACTGGCACCGGCGAGACCGGCACCACAGTGCAACCTGGCGAGGACACTGGCACCTCCGGTGACTTTCCTGACACCCCAGCAGTTGACCGCACCGTCGGCACACGAGCGCTCACCGACGAAGACGACATTGGAAAAGACGTTGAGGTATTCACCCCGGTAATCGTCAACATCAACGAGAAATTCGCCGGCACCACCTTCGACTTCCCATCTTCGACCATGACGAAAACGAAAAAGCAGTTCGACCTGGTCGACATCCCAAACTCCGTCATTGTCGAACGCGCGGACAAGGTCACCGACACCGACGAGTACCTGGCCCGAACGAAGATCGGTGTGGCAGACGAGGGCAACAAAATCGAACTCGACAACGACGACCGCTCCGCCGTGCCGAGTTTCAAACAGACTCCTTCCCAAGTCGCCGCGGAACTCATCCGCCGCGTCATGGGTTCGGGCACGGTTGCCGCGACGGCAGAGAACACGAGCCAACTCAAGCGCCGCATCGTGCCGACATTCATGGAGGCGACGAAGATCGAGCAGTGGACGGAGAAGGCCAAGGAGTCCGCGGCCCGACACCTGCGTGAACTCGTCATTGAAGAGTCTAGGAAAGCAAACGCCCAGACCGGGACCGCGGTGGCGATCCACCCGGTGGCCCTCCCGATTGACGACTCGTTCGTCCTCGACCTCGACAAGAAGGTCCTCGACCTGCTCGACCGGCAGGAAAAGACCGCGGGTAAGGCAGGTTTTAGCAACGCGGAATACTACGGCACCTGGAAGAAGGGGTTATTTGAGGCCGCGCGCTTCGACTCGTTTACCGGCGAGTACCGCCTGGCGGCTCTGCTTGACCTCGACCCCAACGTGGTGTGGTGGAAGCGTATTTACGCCCACGAAGGTGCGCGGGTGGCCTACACCCCGCACAACTCCTACGTTCCGGACTTTGTCGTATTCGACAAGGACGGAACCCACTGGATCGTCGAAGCCAAGGAAAACCGCGGCCGCGACGACGGGCGCGTCCAGGCCAAACGTGCAGCCGCCGAGCGCGTGGTGCGCCAGCTCGTGGGTATGCCGGAGTACGAGGACCAGACCTGGGGCTACCTCATTGCCTACGAGGACGACATTGCCTCTTCCGACTCGTGGGCCGACTTGGTTGCCGGTTCGGTGACGGAACGGATGCCGAGGTTGTAG
- a CDS encoding DUF4145 domain-containing protein — MMLGYRNFALLELDVNQGHQRFEFADDSAQSGAITCPVCGEGKTVNIAWATDRRNFVETGYRWMVCQDCCGASISIFREGGGEEIYPPRTQQQPIDNLPGDVAEMWEEANLTYSVGAYTSAVLMCRKIVFAAAVRCGLPEKNDRGWAPKFEECVNFLVNEGILTKRIKDSWADSIRLWGNAATHELKSVRQSTAMKAIEFAQMILRMAFEFEGNARTENES; from the coding sequence ATGATGCTCGGCTACAGAAATTTTGCCCTGCTTGAACTGGACGTTAACCAAGGACACCAACGATTTGAGTTTGCTGACGATAGCGCACAGTCGGGTGCTATCACCTGCCCGGTGTGCGGAGAAGGAAAGACGGTCAACATCGCCTGGGCCACCGACAGGCGCAACTTCGTTGAAACCGGGTACCGCTGGATGGTCTGCCAAGATTGCTGCGGAGCTTCAATCAGCATTTTTCGGGAGGGTGGTGGCGAGGAGATCTACCCGCCGCGGACACAACAGCAACCTATCGACAACCTACCTGGCGACGTTGCAGAGATGTGGGAGGAAGCGAACCTCACATACTCTGTTGGCGCCTACACCAGCGCGGTGCTTATGTGCCGCAAGATAGTCTTCGCTGCTGCTGTTCGTTGCGGTCTACCAGAGAAAAACGACAGGGGCTGGGCACCAAAGTTCGAAGAGTGCGTGAATTTTTTAGTAAATGAGGGAATTCTCACTAAGCGCATCAAGGACAGTTGGGCTGACAGCATTCGACTCTGGGGCAATGCCGCCACTCACGAGCTGAAATCCGTGAGGCAATCCACCGCGATGAAGGCCATCGAGTTCGCCCAGATGATCCTTCGCATGGCCTTTGAGTTTGAGGGAAACGCAAGGACCGAAAACGAGTCTTGA
- a CDS encoding ABC transporter substrate-binding protein: MKVSRTFAALLLSLMAVLGLAGCASDSGSGGDNNGDGGKSGETALTVTDAAGRTVEFDKQPERILLGEGRGVFATSILLDDPFEKVVAYGDDLDKAASAMRAKMLEKFPGAKDLPMIGSLQKGDVTVENLLAQKPDVVVMTLDQKKVVEQNGFLADMDKAGLKYVFSDFRQDPLKNTPVSMTLFGELFGKQERAKKYNEFWEGKVTDITERAAKTTEKPKTAVWMAAGFNDCCSIAGDANLGKLVTAAGGHNIGPDILGTDETTITPEKLVEVNPERLIVSGGEWARDPQKTDAFRHVELGYHADAATAQSTFDGPLQTPGMDQLTAPTSGHYYAVYHQFYDSPYNVFALEAFAKWFHPEEFSDLDPAKDFEKFHDEWMPIEYSGTFFLDSQAVHQ; encoded by the coding sequence GTGAAAGTATCACGGACGTTCGCAGCGCTGCTGTTGTCGCTCATGGCAGTGCTCGGCCTCGCTGGCTGCGCATCGGATTCTGGCAGCGGCGGAGACAACAACGGCGACGGCGGAAAATCCGGCGAGACTGCGCTCACCGTGACGGACGCGGCGGGCCGGACGGTGGAGTTCGACAAGCAGCCGGAGCGCATTCTCCTCGGCGAGGGGCGCGGGGTCTTCGCCACGTCGATCCTGCTGGATGACCCGTTTGAGAAGGTCGTGGCGTACGGCGACGACCTTGACAAGGCAGCGTCGGCGATGCGCGCGAAAATGCTGGAGAAGTTCCCGGGCGCCAAAGATCTGCCGATGATCGGGTCGCTGCAAAAGGGCGATGTCACCGTGGAGAACCTCTTGGCGCAAAAGCCGGACGTCGTCGTGATGACTCTCGACCAGAAGAAGGTCGTCGAGCAGAACGGATTCCTCGCCGACATGGACAAGGCCGGCCTGAAGTACGTGTTCTCGGACTTCCGCCAGGATCCGCTGAAGAACACCCCGGTGTCCATGACGCTCTTCGGTGAGCTCTTCGGCAAGCAGGAGCGCGCGAAGAAGTACAACGAATTCTGGGAAGGCAAGGTCACCGACATTACCGAGCGGGCGGCCAAGACCACCGAGAAGCCGAAGACGGCGGTGTGGATGGCTGCCGGTTTCAACGACTGCTGCTCCATCGCCGGCGACGCCAACCTGGGCAAGCTCGTGACTGCGGCCGGCGGCCACAACATCGGCCCCGACATCCTGGGCACGGACGAGACCACCATCACCCCGGAGAAGCTCGTCGAGGTCAACCCGGAGCGGCTGATCGTCTCCGGCGGCGAGTGGGCGCGCGACCCGCAGAAGACCGACGCGTTCCGCCACGTTGAGCTGGGCTACCACGCGGATGCTGCTACCGCACAGAGCACCTTCGACGGCCCGCTGCAGACACCGGGCATGGACCAGCTGACCGCCCCCACGTCGGGGCACTACTACGCCGTTTACCACCAGTTCTACGACAGCCCGTACAACGTGTTCGCGCTCGAGGCCTTCGCGAAGTGGTTCCACCCGGAGGAATTCAGCGACCTGGATCCGGCGAAGGACTTCGAAAAGTTCCACGACGAGTGGATGCCGATCGAGTACAGCGGCACGTTCTTCCTCGACAGCCAGGCCGTTCACCAGTAA